A genomic segment from Fusobacterium sp. encodes:
- a CDS encoding RNA methyltransferase gives MREKIYLGLVHYPVYNKNNDVVCTSVTNFDIHDISRSCRTYDIKGYRLIVPVDAQKMLTERIIGYWQEGTGGQYNKDRENAFAITRVMNSIEKTIEEIEEKEGQKPVIITTSARIFSNTIGYNALSEKIFEDNKPYLLLFGTGWGLTDEIMDMSNYILEPIRGNTKYNHLSVRAAVAIILDRLFGEN, from the coding sequence ATGAGAGAAAAAATTTATCTAGGATTAGTTCATTATCCTGTATATAATAAAAATAATGATGTAGTGTGTACTTCAGTTACAAATTTTGATATCCATGATATATCTAGAAGCTGCAGAACTTATGATATAAAAGGATATCGTTTGATAGTTCCGGTAGATGCTCAAAAAATGCTTACAGAAAGAATAATTGGATATTGGCAGGAAGGGACTGGAGGTCAATATAATAAAGATAGAGAAAATGCTTTTGCCATAACAAGAGTAATGAATAGCATAGAAAAAACTATTGAGGAAATAGAGGAAAAAGAAGGACAAAAACCAGTTATAATAACTACATCTGCAAGGATTTTTTCTAATACAATAGGGTATAATGCACTTTCAGAAAAAATATTTGAAGACAATAAACCTTATCTTTTATTATTTGGAACAGGATGGGGGCTTACAGATGAAATAATGGATATGTCAAATTATATTCTGGAGCCAATAAGAGGAAATACAAAATATAATCATCTTTCTGTAAGAGCAGCAGTAGCTATTATTTTAGATAGATTATTTGGAGAAAATTAA